GGGTTTACCCTTGCTTGACGTGACCATATTCATCTAATTAACCTTCTTAAATTGCTAAAAAATAAACTTTTTAAACCTGTTTTGACCAAAAATAAACAAATTGAGGAATTCATGAGCACTCCCTCTCTACGTCCGAGCGCCCCGACAGGAGTGGACCCCGTTCCGGTTTCGCGCGTTCGCACCATTGTGGCAGGTAGTGTAGGCAACGCGGTTGAATGGTTCGATTGGACCATTTACGCCTCCTTCGCTATCTTTTTTTCCAGTCAGTTCTTTCCTGAAGGAAATGAAACCACGGCACTGCTGGCCAGCTTTGGTATTTTTGCAGTGGGTTTTTTCATGCGTCCCATCGGCGGCTGGCTGCTTGGTATCTTCTCCGACCGTTACGGACGCAAAGCCGCTTTAGGACTGACTATCCTGATGATGGCCGGAGGGTCGCTTATTATCGCAGTAACCCCGACCTATGCGGCAATCGGTTTGGCGGCTCCTCTTTTATTGACCCTTGCCCGTCTGTTGCAAGGTCTGTCTTTGGGAGGAGAGTATGCCTCGGCAACAACTTTTCTGACCGAGATGGCGCCGCCCCATCGCCGCGGTTTTTACTCCAGCTTTGTTTTCTTCAGTGCGGCGGTCGGTATCCTGGCGGCTTCGGCCGTAGGGTGGGTGCTGACGACCTGGTTGACGCGTGCGGAAATGGCCGCCTGGGGTTGGCGTATTCCGTTTCTGCTGGGGGCATTGGGCGGGGTAGTGGGTCTGTGGATTCGACGCTCGATTCCCGAGACCGAGGCTTTTTCCGAAAGCAAGAAAGCAGGGGTTGAAAAGCAGCCTTTGCGCACGTTGCTGCGTGATTACCCCAGAGAAGTGCTGCGCATTATCGGTTTTTCCGTGCTGACAACCTTTGCGTTCTATATTTTTGTCGCCTATGTGCCGACCTATGCCATCCGCCATGTGCAGGCCGATCCCAAGGTTGCATTTGCCGCCAATACTGTGGCCTTGATTGTGTTCATGATGGTCCAGCCCTTGTTCGGTGCCTTGTCCGATCGGATCGGACGCAAACCACAATTGATCGTTTTTGCGGCCGGGTACCTGTTCTTCTTTTATCCGCTGATGAGCACGTTGGGCCCGTCTTTCGGTTCTATTTTGTTGGTGGAGCTGTTTGGTCTGGTCCTGTACGCCATGTATACCTCGATCGGCCCAGCGATTATGTCTGAGCAGTTCCCGACCAGCGTCCGGGCGGTTGGCATCGGTGCCCCCTATAACCTGATGGTGGCTTTGTTGGGAGGCACGACGCCTTATCTGTTGACCTGGTTGCAAAGCAATGGCCTGGAACGATGGTTCTTTTACTATGTGTTGGCTGGCGCGGTAATTACCTTGGTCACCTTTATACGTATGCCCGAGACAGTCGGACAAAAATTGCGCTGATCGCGCCTGTTTAGCCCGGTGTCTGGCCGGGTAGTAGACACAGCCCGCGATGCGGGCTGTGTGATTTTCAGGAAACCCCATGTTGAAACAAGATGTCGCCCTTCATTTTCGAGATGCTCTGGAGATTGGGCAGGAGATTCGGCAGGGCCGCTTAAGCGCCCGCCAGGTTGCCACGTATTTTCTGGATCGTATCGAGCGTGCAGCCGAGCTCAATGCCTTTAGTGTCATCACGGCCGAACGCGCCCTGGCCCAGGCGGACGCGGCCGATCGTTTGCTGGCGGCGGGCATTGTGCTGGGACCCTTCCATGGTGTGCCCGTGGCCGTCAAGGACAGTGTGCAATGGGAGGGTACCGAGGCGACTCTCGGTTCGCAAAGCCGGGGCGGCAAGCTTAGTACCGAGACGGCAGCTGTCCTGCGCTCCTTGATGGCGCACGGTTTGGTGGTGCTGGGCAAAACCCGGATGACCGAGTTCGCCTTTGGCTTATCCGGGCAGAATCCTAGCCAGGGCACGGCGCGCAATCCCTGGGATGCGGTCGTCGCGCGTGCTCCGGGGGGCTCCTCCAGTGGCAGTGGGGTGGCGGTAGCGGCTGGTCTGGTGCCGATGGCCATGGGAGGCGATACGGGCGGCTCAGTACGTGCTCCTGCCACACTTAATGGCCTTGTCGGTTACAAGCCTTCGACCGGCGTGATCAGTTGTGCAGGCAGCTTGCCTTTGTCTGCGACCCTGGATGTTCTGGGACCCATCGCGCGCAGCGTGGCCGATGCCCGTCAAGTGACGGCGCTGTTGGCAGGCCCGGACATTGCCGATCCTTCGACGCTGGCGTTGCCTGCCGGGTGTGTGGCGGCCTTGCGCGCACCTGTTGCACCGATACAGGGTTCGATTGCCGTGCTGGACGAGACGGACTGGCCCACTATGTTGGACCATGACACACAAACGAGCTGGCATTCCACGCTGGAGCGCTTGCAGGAGGCAGGCGTATCACTGCAGACCTGGGCACCGCCGCCGGATTGTTCTTTTGCCCGACTGGCTGAAGATAATTCGATTGTGCTCGCTTACGAGGCCTATCAATATTACGGTGAGCTCGCTGCCGATCCTCGACACGACCTGTGGTCAGTGGTGCGGGAACGCATCCTGGCGGGGGGGCGGATTGATAGAGCGGCTTATGAAGCGGCTTTGCAACGACGCACAGCCGATATGCAGGCGTTTGCGCAGGCGATGCATGGCTTTGCAGCGTTACTGATGCCCGCCTGCGATCAGGTGGCTCAGCCGCTCGATCCTGAAGATGTACGGCATGCTGGTTTGGGCCGCTTGCTGCGCCCCGGCAATTTTTTGGGAGCAGCCGCTATTTCTCTGCCCACCGGGCTGGATGGGCACGGTTTACCTACGGGCATTCAATTAATGACTCCGCGGGGAGGTGATGCGGGTTTGCTCGATTGTGCGCACGGGGTTGAACACGCGCTTGGCCGACTTTCCCGCCATCCGGATTTGACGGCGTGGGGGCTGTAAAAAAACTGCTTGAGCCCGCCTGCAGCTCTTTGGGTGCTCCCCGTTCCCCACTCAGGGCGCAGGCTCTGTTTTCAGTAGTGCCCTTAGCAAGGTGAGCCCACACACAGGCTCTGGAGACAGAGAGCAAAAAAAAGACCTCGGTTCGATACCAGGTCTTTTTTTGCGCTCAGCATTTAAAAATGCATAGTGCGCGCGATCAGTCCAGCATGGCCTCTGCTTCAATCTCAATCAGCCATTCGCGTCGGGCCAGGCCGTTGATCAGAATCCAGGAGGAAGGGGGGGGATTGACCGGAAAGCGTTTCAATAATGCGGCGGCAATCTCATCCTGCTCTTGGGGTGAACTGGCATCTTCCCGAATAAAAATTCGCAGCATGATTACCTGATCGATCCGGCCGCCCGCTTCGGCCAGAACCAGTTCTATATTGTCCAGAGCGGCTTCTGTCTGTTCACGCATACCACCGCTGACGGTTTGTTCCTGGGCGTTGACGCCCACTTGCCCGGACAACATGACACGGCGTTGGCCGGTGACAACCAAGCCTTGGCTGAAACCGTATTGCAGAGAATTGAATACGGTGGAGGGGTTAATAGCGCTTTTAGTCATCTTCATCAATACATAAAAGGTCAGTTGAGGCGGTGTGTTCACACGCCATCCTCCTACCTTGGGGCTGTCTGGTAGAAGACAAGGGCTGTGTGGAAAATAGATACCGGCCCGGGCAGGGATTCACCAAGAGGGCTCACAAGACTGGAGGCGTAGTGCGGAGACACCTTACATCGAGTTTCCCTTGTTCGACCGCGCAGCCGCTAGAATGAGTTCACGTCCTAGCCACGGAGGCGTTTATGACGAGTGATCAAACCCGGATTCAGGGCACGTGTTTGTGTGCTGCGGTGTCAATCAGTATTGCGCAGCCCAGCCCGACAATCAGTGCTTGCCATTGCAGTATCTGTCGAAACTGGACGGGAGGCCCGTTCTTTTCATTGGAGACGCATGAGAGCCCTGTCATTGAGGGCAAAGAGCATGTCAGGTCTTATGCTTCCTCGGAATGGGCGCGGCGTAGTTTTTGCGCTGTCTGCGGCACGCATTTATTCTATGAGCTCAAGGCAGGTGGCTTTCATGCTATTTCGGCCGGCCTGTTCAAAGAGAGCGGGCAATGGCCGTTTGAACTGCAGGTTTTTATCGATGAGAAACCAGATAATTATCAGTTTGCCAATTCAACACGGCAGATGACCGGCGAGGAGGTGGTGAAGCTGTTTTCCTGATTGTTTGCGCTGTCCTGGCAGTCGGGTCTGGAAGCCGGCTGCTCGCCCTGCCCGGGCAGCGCTGTGAAAATCGTAAGAGAAGGTCGGCGGAAATAGTCTTTGATTCGTGTTCAAGGGGAGTTCTGATGAAAAAAATTATGGTGCTATCACTATCTGTCACCTTAGCGGCCTGCGCCACCTCGCAGGCGGACCT
This genomic interval from Alcaligenes ammonioxydans contains the following:
- a CDS encoding MFS transporter — protein: MSTPSLRPSAPTGVDPVPVSRVRTIVAGSVGNAVEWFDWTIYASFAIFFSSQFFPEGNETTALLASFGIFAVGFFMRPIGGWLLGIFSDRYGRKAALGLTILMMAGGSLIIAVTPTYAAIGLAAPLLLTLARLLQGLSLGGEYASATTFLTEMAPPHRRGFYSSFVFFSAAVGILAASAVGWVLTTWLTRAEMAAWGWRIPFLLGALGGVVGLWIRRSIPETEAFSESKKAGVEKQPLRTLLRDYPREVLRIIGFSVLTTFAFYIFVAYVPTYAIRHVQADPKVAFAANTVALIVFMMVQPLFGALSDRIGRKPQLIVFAAGYLFFFYPLMSTLGPSFGSILLVELFGLVLYAMYTSIGPAIMSEQFPTSVRAVGIGAPYNLMVALLGGTTPYLLTWLQSNGLERWFFYYVLAGAVITLVTFIRMPETVGQKLR
- a CDS encoding amidase codes for the protein MLKQDVALHFRDALEIGQEIRQGRLSARQVATYFLDRIERAAELNAFSVITAERALAQADAADRLLAAGIVLGPFHGVPVAVKDSVQWEGTEATLGSQSRGGKLSTETAAVLRSLMAHGLVVLGKTRMTEFAFGLSGQNPSQGTARNPWDAVVARAPGGSSSGSGVAVAAGLVPMAMGGDTGGSVRAPATLNGLVGYKPSTGVISCAGSLPLSATLDVLGPIARSVADARQVTALLAGPDIADPSTLALPAGCVAALRAPVAPIQGSIAVLDETDWPTMLDHDTQTSWHSTLERLQEAGVSLQTWAPPPDCSFARLAEDNSIVLAYEAYQYYGELAADPRHDLWSVVRERILAGGRIDRAAYEAALQRRTADMQAFAQAMHGFAALLMPACDQVAQPLDPEDVRHAGLGRLLRPGNFLGAAAISLPTGLDGHGLPTGIQLMTPRGGDAGLLDCAHGVEHALGRLSRHPDLTAWGL
- a CDS encoding RidA family protein is translated as MTKSAINPSTVFNSLQYGFSQGLVVTGQRRVMLSGQVGVNAQEQTVSGGMREQTEAALDNIELVLAEAGGRIDQVIMLRIFIREDASSPQEQDEIAAALLKRFPVNPPPSSWILINGLARREWLIEIEAEAMLD
- a CDS encoding GFA family protein, with the protein product MTSDQTRIQGTCLCAAVSISIAQPSPTISACHCSICRNWTGGPFFSLETHESPVIEGKEHVRSYASSEWARRSFCAVCGTHLFYELKAGGFHAISAGLFKESGQWPFELQVFIDEKPDNYQFANSTRQMTGEEVVKLFS